A single genomic interval of Carassius auratus strain Wakin unplaced genomic scaffold, ASM336829v1 scaf_tig00215163, whole genome shotgun sequence harbors:
- the LOC113093830 gene encoding putative ferric-chelate reductase 1 isoform X1 translates to MEVLMNMWIVLLLLSVCSETIFCFSRGNVEVACGDMTPQHDSSPSTQHPPFNIIADKSQFSPGDEIKVTLSMASSEGKQYFKGFLIEARNARNLSETVGSFKLISPDISQLLKCDNKEGSAVSHTSDSHKTEVQVIWVAPSDSPSSVQFLVTVAQGYKAFWVKIPGPVVSQNGAQTSMFTSEGCGSSKSCLRDPEGCDPQNDTACHFLSFRRLERSVMFELSGSADGYVSFALSQDKWMGDDDVYLCIRDTDRVDIKAAYVSGRTHPIISSQNILKDMAWRLSNGVIQCSFRRDIQLPPENLNRFNLEQMYYLFMAHGRVENGITHRHDHQPLISTYQASITGPPEDLTGSRSPLLVKYHGAFMLIAWTSTVSAGVIMARYFKPDWPERNILGQKVWFQLHRLLMTITVLLTSVGFVLPFMYRGGWSKRAGIHPYLGCVVMALAVIQPVMALFRPAPDASRRYIFSWMHFGTGTVAQVVAVIAIFLGIHQQALSLPAPWSTGVLAFIVVWFVLANLVLEVHRRGFLPIGKYFKNVKIYTEHINSDDKEEVVFVPDENETSNVESCFKNTVLAIYLCVNLGFLTTLLWTISAV, encoded by the exons atggag GTTCTCATGAATATGTGGATTGTGTTGCTGCTGCTCTCAGTATGTTCAGAGACAATCTTTTGCTTCAGTCGTGGAAATGTTGAAGTGGCTTGTGGGGACATGACACCCCAACATGACTCTTCCCCCAGCACCCAACATCCACCATTCAACATCATAGCAGACAAATCCCAGTTCAGCCCAGGAGATGAAATCAAAG TGACATTATCAATGGCGTCTTCAGAGGGCAAACAGTACTTTAAAGGATTCCTCATAGAAGCAAGAAACGCTAGGAATCTCAGTGAAACAGTTGGATCATTTAAGTTAATCAGTCCTGACATATCTCAGCTTCTTAAGTGTGACAACAAAGAG GGCTCTGCTGTGAGTCATACCAGTGATTCCCATAAGACTGAGGTCCAGGTGATCTGGGTAGCACCATCTGACTCTCCTTCCAGTGTGCAGTTTCT GGTAACTGTTGCCCAAGGCTATAAAGCATTTTGGGTGAAGATTCCAGGTCCCGTAGTGTCCCAAAATGGGGCCCAAACCTCAATG ttcacttcTGAGGGCTGTGGAAGCAGCAAGTCCTGTCTGAGAGATCCAGAGGGCTGTGACCCACAAAATGACACTGCGTGTCACTTCCTGTCTTTTCGTAGATTGGAAAGGAGTGTGATGTTTGAGCTCAGTGGATCTGCAGATGGTTATGTGTCCTTTGCCTTATCACAGGACAAATGGATG GGGGACGATGACGTCTATTTGTGTAttagagacacagacagagtTGACATCAAGGCTGCATATGTTTCTGGACGGACTCACCCAATAATCTCTTCACAG AACATTTTAAAAGACATGGCATGGAGGCTCTCAAATGGAGTGATTCAGTGTAGCTTCCGCAGAGACATACAGCTTCCTCCTGAGAATCTGAACAGGTTCAATCTGGAGCAGATGTACTATCTCTTTATGGCTCATGGTCGAGTTGAAAATG GGATAACCCATCGACATGACCACCAGCCTCTAATTTCAACCTATCAGGCATCCATAACGGGACCTCCTGAGGATCTTACGGGTTCTCGATCACCCCTGCTCGTCAAATATCATG GAGCGTTCATGCTGATCGCCTGGACCTCGACGGTCAGTGCTGGTGTCATCATGGCACGATACTTCAAACCCGATTGGCCTGAAAGGAATATTTTGGGGCAGAAGGTCTGGTTTCAG TTACATCGATTACTAATGACCATCACTGTTCTGCTCACCTCGGTCGGCTTTGTCTTGCCTTTTATGTACAGAGGAGGCTGGAgcaag CGGGCGGGCATACACCCCTATTTGGGCTGTGTTGTCATGGCCCTCGCTGTCATTCAACCTGTCATGGCACTATTCAGACCTGCGCCAGACGCCTCAAG GAGATATATCTTCAGCTGGATGCATTTTGGGACAGGAACAGTAGCTCAAGTTGTGGCTG TCATCGCCATCTTCCTCGGGATCCATCAGCAAGCTCTGTCCCTGCCTGCTCCGTGGTCCACAGGGGTCTTGGCATTCATCGTGGTATGGTTTGTTCTGGCAAATCTGGTTCTGGAAGTCCATCGAAGGGGGTTTTTACCTATAG gtaaatattttaaaaatgtcaaaatctaCACTGAACATATCAATTCTGACGATAAAGAGGAGGTTGTGTTTGTTCCTGATGAGAATGAGACTTCGAACGTG GAATCTTGTTTTAAAAACACAGTTCTGGCTATATATCTCTGTGTAAATCTGGGATTTCTGACTACTCTCCTTTGGACCATCAGTGCAGTATGA
- the LOC113093830 gene encoding putative ferric-chelate reductase 1 isoform X2 produces MNMWIVLLLLSVCSETIFCFSRGNVEVACGDMTPQHDSSPSTQHPPFNIIADKSQFSPGDEIKVTLSMASSEGKQYFKGFLIEARNARNLSETVGSFKLISPDISQLLKCDNKEGSAVSHTSDSHKTEVQVIWVAPSDSPSSVQFLVTVAQGYKAFWVKIPGPVVSQNGAQTSMFTSEGCGSSKSCLRDPEGCDPQNDTACHFLSFRRLERSVMFELSGSADGYVSFALSQDKWMGDDDVYLCIRDTDRVDIKAAYVSGRTHPIISSQNILKDMAWRLSNGVIQCSFRRDIQLPPENLNRFNLEQMYYLFMAHGRVENGITHRHDHQPLISTYQASITGPPEDLTGSRSPLLVKYHGAFMLIAWTSTVSAGVIMARYFKPDWPERNILGQKVWFQLHRLLMTITVLLTSVGFVLPFMYRGGWSKRAGIHPYLGCVVMALAVIQPVMALFRPAPDASRRYIFSWMHFGTGTVAQVVAVIAIFLGIHQQALSLPAPWSTGVLAFIVVWFVLANLVLEVHRRGFLPIGKYFKNVKIYTEHINSDDKEEVVFVPDENETSNVESCFKNTVLAIYLCVNLGFLTTLLWTISAV; encoded by the exons ATGAATATGTGGATTGTGTTGCTGCTGCTCTCAGTATGTTCAGAGACAATCTTTTGCTTCAGTCGTGGAAATGTTGAAGTGGCTTGTGGGGACATGACACCCCAACATGACTCTTCCCCCAGCACCCAACATCCACCATTCAACATCATAGCAGACAAATCCCAGTTCAGCCCAGGAGATGAAATCAAAG TGACATTATCAATGGCGTCTTCAGAGGGCAAACAGTACTTTAAAGGATTCCTCATAGAAGCAAGAAACGCTAGGAATCTCAGTGAAACAGTTGGATCATTTAAGTTAATCAGTCCTGACATATCTCAGCTTCTTAAGTGTGACAACAAAGAG GGCTCTGCTGTGAGTCATACCAGTGATTCCCATAAGACTGAGGTCCAGGTGATCTGGGTAGCACCATCTGACTCTCCTTCCAGTGTGCAGTTTCT GGTAACTGTTGCCCAAGGCTATAAAGCATTTTGGGTGAAGATTCCAGGTCCCGTAGTGTCCCAAAATGGGGCCCAAACCTCAATG ttcacttcTGAGGGCTGTGGAAGCAGCAAGTCCTGTCTGAGAGATCCAGAGGGCTGTGACCCACAAAATGACACTGCGTGTCACTTCCTGTCTTTTCGTAGATTGGAAAGGAGTGTGATGTTTGAGCTCAGTGGATCTGCAGATGGTTATGTGTCCTTTGCCTTATCACAGGACAAATGGATG GGGGACGATGACGTCTATTTGTGTAttagagacacagacagagtTGACATCAAGGCTGCATATGTTTCTGGACGGACTCACCCAATAATCTCTTCACAG AACATTTTAAAAGACATGGCATGGAGGCTCTCAAATGGAGTGATTCAGTGTAGCTTCCGCAGAGACATACAGCTTCCTCCTGAGAATCTGAACAGGTTCAATCTGGAGCAGATGTACTATCTCTTTATGGCTCATGGTCGAGTTGAAAATG GGATAACCCATCGACATGACCACCAGCCTCTAATTTCAACCTATCAGGCATCCATAACGGGACCTCCTGAGGATCTTACGGGTTCTCGATCACCCCTGCTCGTCAAATATCATG GAGCGTTCATGCTGATCGCCTGGACCTCGACGGTCAGTGCTGGTGTCATCATGGCACGATACTTCAAACCCGATTGGCCTGAAAGGAATATTTTGGGGCAGAAGGTCTGGTTTCAG TTACATCGATTACTAATGACCATCACTGTTCTGCTCACCTCGGTCGGCTTTGTCTTGCCTTTTATGTACAGAGGAGGCTGGAgcaag CGGGCGGGCATACACCCCTATTTGGGCTGTGTTGTCATGGCCCTCGCTGTCATTCAACCTGTCATGGCACTATTCAGACCTGCGCCAGACGCCTCAAG GAGATATATCTTCAGCTGGATGCATTTTGGGACAGGAACAGTAGCTCAAGTTGTGGCTG TCATCGCCATCTTCCTCGGGATCCATCAGCAAGCTCTGTCCCTGCCTGCTCCGTGGTCCACAGGGGTCTTGGCATTCATCGTGGTATGGTTTGTTCTGGCAAATCTGGTTCTGGAAGTCCATCGAAGGGGGTTTTTACCTATAG gtaaatattttaaaaatgtcaaaatctaCACTGAACATATCAATTCTGACGATAAAGAGGAGGTTGTGTTTGTTCCTGATGAGAATGAGACTTCGAACGTG GAATCTTGTTTTAAAAACACAGTTCTGGCTATATATCTCTGTGTAAATCTGGGATTTCTGACTACTCTCCTTTGGACCATCAGTGCAGTATGA